The following coding sequences are from one Nicotiana tabacum cultivar K326 chromosome 1, ASM71507v2, whole genome shotgun sequence window:
- the LOC107801907 gene encoding NDR1/HIN1-like protein 1, protein MSDQDQQKIQNEGGYTQRPSPLSSSNVQRKYSSSSKNPAKTLCTFLLIFFILAGLTLLIGWLIYRPHKPNFTLVNAAIYQLNITSLPYIFTTMQFTVLVRNPNRRVCLFYDQFSALVSYKGQAITPPVMLPPLFQDTKSTVPLSPVIGGASVPVSVEVANGLVVDETYGMVALRLVFMGKLRYKAAFVKTRHCGVYVKCDMLVGYKKGFVGQVPLLGSPDCEVDS, encoded by the exons ATGAGTGATCAAGATCAACAAAAGATTCAAAATGAAGGTGGCTATACTCAAAGACCATCTCCATTATCATCTTCTAATGTTCAAAGGAAGTATTCATCATCATCTAAAAATCCTGCCAAAACTTTGTGCACTTTTCTACTAATTTTTTTCATATTAGCTGGTCTCACTTTGCTCATAGGGTGGCTAATTTATCGACCTCACAAGCCAAATTTCACTCTAGTAAATGCTGCAATTTACCAATTAAACATCACATCCCTTCCTTATATTTTCACCACCATGCAATTCACAGTGTTAGTAAGAAATCCAAACAGGAGAGTTTGCTTGTTTTATGACCAATTTTCAGCTCTTGTTTCTTACAAGGGTCAAGCAATTACACCTCCAGTGATGCTGCCACCTTTATTTCAG GATACAAAAAGCACAGTGCCCTTGTCGCCGGTGATCGGAGGCGCGTCGGTGCCAGTATCGGTGGAAGTTGCAAATGGGTTGGTGGTGGATGAAACGTATGGGATGGTGGCTTTGAGACTGGTGTTTATGGGAAAATTGAGATATAAAGCTGCATTTGTAAAGACTAGACACTGTGGAGTTTATGTCAAGTGTGATATGTTGGTAGGGTACAAGAAGGGTTTTGTGGGTCAAGTACCTTTGCTTGGTTCTccagattgtgaagttgattcatga
- the LOC107801908 gene encoding LOW QUALITY PROTEIN: two-component response regulator-like APRR9 (The sequence of the model RefSeq protein was modified relative to this genomic sequence to represent the inferred CDS: inserted 3 bases in 2 codons) codes for MGEAVMMSEGGGGGDGQCLKKMVLRVLLVEADDATRQIIAALLRKCSYRVAAVPDGLKAWEILKERRHNIDLVLTEVELPSISGYALLTLIVEHDMCKNIPVIMMSSKDSIGTVLKCMVKGASDFLMKPVRKNELRNLWQHVWRRKTQSAGSRPQNKIVENQKVAVSENEAASNYSSDNLASIQRGNDKSSDAQGITDIRCIDASNMRDDKWHEECVEMVERSFVPKSKLLENMTSSGIGTSSCTGPYSSGAISSEEGSLCENACXRENTCTVDEVDCQLNELYSAPCTEAVDLIGKFENCLADNGHSDERKEKSNVASRLGLSLRTFNPSFSNDDRSREQNMISHSKVSAFAKYENKKTIQYLFSGLTSNSGPFKEGSSASTLEHDASLTESEQNATALVMRQPGNCKAAISDNQLESGYQQLQSPKSQSPLPTSSLTYSTSEVQNLEHSKQPFDDTTVHSEDNAEEADNGKLVTVEKAKCDSATCGSNDLGSGVTNKLSSPRCGSTSNEAIESSSAVASPGRDPVSESVNYNGILQLDRTRGESHSTSQREAALVKFRLKRKDRCFEKKVRYQSRKRLAEQRPRVKGQFVRQLQNEAQPXKDKDETRVVCQSES; via the exons atgggtgAAGCAGTGATGATGAGtgaaggaggaggtggaggagatGGTCAGTGTTTGAAGAAAATGGTGCTTAGAGTTTTATTGGTAGAAGCTGATGATGCTACTCGTCAAATTATTGCTGCTCTTCTTCGAAAATGTAGTTACAGAG TTGCTGCTGTTCCCGATGGTTTGAAGGCGTGGGAGATACTAAAGGAAAGGCGACATAACATAGACCTTGTATTGACTGAGGTTGAGCTGCCGTCAATATCAGGATATGCACTGCTTACTTTAATCGTGGAGCATGATATGTGCAAAAACATACCTGTTATAA TGATGTCGTCCAAGGATTCCATTGGCACGGTCTTGAAATGTATGGTTAAAGGAGCTTCCGACTTTCTTATGAAGCCTGTTAGGAAAAATGAGCTGAGGAACCTGTGGCAGCATGTTTGGAGAAGAAAAACC CAAAGTGCTGGAAGCCGTCCTCAAAATAAAATTGTTGAAAACCAGAAAGTAGCTGTGTCTGAGAACGAAGCAGCAAGTAATTATTCTAGCGACAATCTGGCTTCTATTCAAAGAGGAAATGACAAATCTAGCGATGCACAA GGCATTACAGATATAAGATGTATAGATGCTTCAAATATGCGCGATGATAAATGGCATGAAGAATGTGTTGAAATGGTCGAAAGATCATTTGTGCCAAAAAGTAAATTACTAG AAAACATGACTAGCTCGGGAATAGGAACTTCTTCTTGCACTGGACCTTACAGCTCAGGTGCTATTAGTTCAGAGGAAGGCTCTCTTTGTGAAAATGCTTG GCGTGAAAATACTTGTACTGTTGATGAAGTTGATTGCCAGTTGAATGAACTCTATTCTGCACCTTGTACTGAAGCCGTTGACTTGATTGGGAAATTTGAAAATTGCTTGGCTGATAACGGCCATTCtgatgaaagaaaagagaaatcaaATGTTGCTTCCCGGTTGGGACTTTCTTTGAGAACATTTAATCCCAGTTTCTCAAACGATGACCGGTCCAGAGAGCAGAACATGATAAGTCATTCAAAAGTATCTGCCTTTGCTAA ATATGAAAATAAGAAGACAATACAATATCTTTTCTCTGGATTGACTAGCAATTCTGGTCCATTCAAGGAAGGCTCTAGTGCGTCTACTTTGGAGCATGACGCTTCATTGACTGAGAGTGAGCAAAACGCAACAGCTCTGGTTATGCGCCAACCAGGAAATTGTAAAGCTGCAATATCGGACAACCAACTAGAATCAGGTTATCAACAATTACAGAGTCCTAAATCACAATCTCCACTTCCAACAAGTTCTTTGACTTATTCAACTTCCGAAGTACAAAATCTTGAGCACAGCAAGCAGCCATTTGATGATACTACAGTTCACTCTGAGGACAATGCGGAAGAAGCAGATAATGGAAAGTTAGTAACAGTTGAAAAGGCAAAATGTGATTCTGCAACTTGTGGATCTAATGATTTGGGAAGTGGCGTGACAAATAAGCTCAGTAGCCCTCGTTGCGGAAGTACTTCCAATGAAGCTATAGAAAGTTCCTCTGCAGTTGCAAGTCCGGGGAGAGATCCTGTTTCTGAAAGTGTGAACTACAACGGCATCCTTCAACTTGATAGGACGAGAGGGGAGAGTCATAGTACCAGTCAAAGGGAAGCGGCACTCGTGAAGTTTCGGTTAAAACGGAAAGATAGATGCTTTGAGAAAAAG GTTCGGTATCAAAGCAGGAAAAGACTTGCAGAGCAGCGACCTCGAGTGAAAGGACAGTTTGTTCGTCAGCTGCAAAACGAAGCTCAGC TGAAGGACAAAGACGAAACACGGGTAGTCTGTCAATCGGAAAGTTAA